In a single window of the Streptacidiphilus sp. P02-A3a genome:
- a CDS encoding NUDIX domain-containing protein, whose amino-acid sequence MSRYDPSAFPPFAVTVDLVVLTVRDHALCALMVRRGEPPFQGFWALPGGFVRPDEGLIEAAARELAEETGLRTHGAPGQGPGVGAHLEQLATYGDPQRDPRMRVVSVAHLALAPDLPTPRPGGDVRSARWAPVEELLGSGKDDGLLLAFDHTRILAEGVERARSKIEYSSLATAFCPEEFTVGELRRVYESVWGVALDPRNFHRKVTGTPGFLVPAGGTTTRQGGRPAQLFRAGGATVLNPPMLRPEAG is encoded by the coding sequence ATGTCGCGTTACGATCCGTCGGCCTTCCCCCCGTTCGCGGTCACGGTTGACCTGGTGGTGCTGACCGTCCGTGATCACGCCCTCTGCGCGTTGATGGTGCGCCGGGGTGAGCCGCCCTTCCAGGGGTTCTGGGCGCTCCCGGGCGGCTTCGTCCGCCCCGACGAGGGCCTGATCGAGGCGGCGGCGCGGGAGCTCGCCGAGGAGACCGGCCTGCGCACCCACGGCGCGCCCGGGCAGGGGCCGGGCGTGGGCGCGCACCTGGAGCAGCTGGCGACCTACGGGGACCCGCAGCGCGATCCCCGGATGCGGGTGGTGAGCGTCGCCCACCTGGCGCTCGCCCCCGACCTGCCGACCCCCCGCCCCGGCGGGGACGTCCGCAGCGCGCGCTGGGCCCCGGTCGAGGAACTGCTCGGCAGCGGCAAGGACGACGGGCTGCTACTGGCCTTCGACCACACCCGGATCCTCGCCGAGGGCGTGGAACGGGCCCGCTCCAAGATCGAGTACTCCTCGCTGGCCACCGCCTTCTGCCCGGAGGAGTTCACGGTCGGCGAGCTGCGCCGGGTCTACGAGTCGGTCTGGGGGGTGGCCCTCGATCCGCGGAACTTCCACCGCAAGGTCACCGGGACCCCGGGTTTCCTGGTTCCGGCCGGTGGCACCACCACCCGCCAGGGCGGCCGTCCCGCCCAGCTGTTCCGGGCCGGGGGAGCGACCGTGCTCAACCCGCCGATGCTGCGTCCCGAGGCGGGCTGA